Below is a window of Desulfobacterales bacterium DNA.
ATCAATATAAACATGGCTGCCAACATACTCCCGGCTGAGGGCGATCGCCATTTCCCGTGTCACAGAGCCGGGAACACTATAGATAATGGCATAGTCCAGCAGCAGGGCGAAGTCTTTCATTTCTCGGGCCGGTACGGTGATTTTCAATCCGCCGTTGTGTTTTTTTATTTGCATGACGACCCCTCAATGTCGTTGATATACTCGACAATGGCCTTTTCAATCGCCCACACCTCGGAGTAAATAGCTGCCAAGGGGATTGTCAAAAAATCCTCATCCGTGTAGTAAATCCTGACCTGTTCAACCTCAAAATCATCCGGGGACGGGCGGCCCCAAGGATCAAACACGTCGCCCTTTGTGTACTCGCCGACCACCTCGACCGGGCAGGCAAGGCCACTGACCACCGGCATGACGATAGCGGTTATGGAGCCGCCTTCGTCTGATTCGATGGATATTGTAAAAACCTGCTCGCCTTCACTGTTCTTGTAATTCATTTTAAACCCTCCTTTGAAATGTGTATCGCATTCCATGGGTAAAATAACATGTGTGGTAAACAGTGTCAATAAGTTTTTTTATGCAAGTTGGATAAATTATTTTATTGCCGACTAGCGCCGGCCTGATGCCTTTATTCGGCTGACCGCTGGGCCATCCGCTCTTGCGCGACCTCAACCAGTCTGTCAACTGTTACCCCAAGCCGTTCAGCGGCCCAATTAAACGCTTTTTTTACCGTAGCGTCACGCTCTGCCCCTTTAAGCGCGTTCGGCCCGTAGATCGAAAAAGAACGGTATGCAAGCTGTACCCCGCCGTCTGGTCGAACAAAGCAATAGCGAGGGTCGCGGAAGTCAATGTCAATCTTGCAGGCCATCTTTACCGCGTCAATCGTAGCGTGATTAGTATCACCGGAGTTCTCGGCTACCAGCTTGAAGCATGCGTGTAGGAGATTAGACTGTTCGAGCACCTTGCCGATCGCCTGCCCCTGCCGTGTAGTTTTACACCTGACCAGTTGATTAGCTTTGTATTCAGCTTGCAGAGATTCGGATTCTTCCGGCATGAACACGATTGAATGCTTGCCGTCGAATTGTCCTATTACGTCAGTTCCCACGTCGTTCCCTCCAGTTCACCGCACAGGGTGGGTTATTCTGGTACGTATCCCTTCTCACATTGCCATAAAGCCAGCAATAATTTGAATTGAATATGCCCCTTGCTTATTTCATCGGCGGGCCATTCGTAATAGTCTACCTCCGGATCGGCAAGATTCCGGGAAATGAATACATTAATCAACCGGGCGTCTGTTTTACCGATCCCTTGCGCATAGGCGGCTAGTTGGATAACCATTTCCGGCCAGTGCTTTTTGCCTTTGTCTTTAAAGTCGGTTGTCTTGAAGTCGATAACAACCGGGTTCCCCGCAATATCCTCTCCAACAAAATCAATCTTTCCGCCATACCCTGAACTATGCGAGAAAGACTTTTCAGCTTCAATATGCGCGATGTTCAACTCAGATAACAATGTAACAATCTTATCAACTTCCTTACCGTACTCTGTGACGGGCAGGCCAATAAAGAACCGCTCAATTGATCTATGGATTGCTGTACCTTTGTCCCTCGCCGCCTTGCCGTGTTCACCGGCATCGGCGATAACCCGCTTGCACCAGTCGTCGGTTGATTCGCCTTCGATAGCCGGGAGCGTGGCGGCAGCCTGCAATATTTGATTTTGCTTCCATATTTCAAGGCCCGGTTGCGCTTTCACCTTCATAATCGTGGTGACGGACGGGTAAAAGTTAAGCATCCTGGCTTGCCTGAGTGTGGTCGGCTTTTCTTCACCTTTCTTATTCAGATAGGTATAAGCGGGATTACCTTTACGGTCGTACCAATGGCCCCCCTCTTTTGCGATTACAGTGCTCATTTTTTAACCACCTTGTTGTAAACCTCTTTTGCACCGTCAACCGTGCAATCCGCCTTGACCTTTTCGCCAAACTCCTTCCACCATTCAGCGGGATTGCGACCGGCGGTTATTTCAGCGATCCCGGCAGCGATCCATCCTTGCTGATCTCTGGCTTGTTGTGCGGTCAAGCTAGGTGTTTCAGTCGCTTTGTCTTGTGTGCTTGACCGATCCGCATCGTCACTCTCCGGCAAGTCTTCGCCGGCGTAGATATAAAGACCCAGGCCATGCAAGGCGATCCCTTTAGCAAGACAGCGCATCATCGCCTTATTGACGGCAAATGCGTCCGGGTTTTCAATCGCCTTGTTCCGGTGATCCATGACCGGCAGGTATGCGGTTATGGTCTTGCCAAAGATTGTAACGTCGCAGAAAACCATCATAGTAGCGCCGAACATCTGGGCTGGTAGGAATTTATAATTAGCACCCACGTCACGCTTTATCACCTCAGCCCAGGCCCAGGCCCATGAAAGATATGTCAGGTTGGCTTTTTTTTCGGTGTGCTCGTTGACGTTGACGGCCAGCAAGTCAATATGGTAGTTCACGGTTTCATACTTCGCTTCTTTCTCGCTCATTTTGTTCCCTCCTGTAAATCGTTAATCAATCCCTGTTCCATTACTTAATTCTTTATTTAAGCATACTGGTATCAAGACCCCTTGAGATCCATAGCCCGAGACTTTGCCCTTAATTCTTCAATAGTCATTTTGCACTTATAGGGCTGCGCCTGTTTCCATTTCGGTTTTGTTTTCTTCTTGTGACGACGATCTTTCCGGGCAACCTTTCTATCCTGCTTACTCTTCTTGCGAGTCTTTTTCTTTTTGTTTTTTATGCCGTGTTCCGTGGTGTGACATTCACGGCAAAGGACAATCAGATCGTTATCTTCCTCTTCACCCCAAGGCTTGTCATAATTAAGGTGGTGGACATTAACAACTTTCTTGTCAACTTGGCAAACTTCGCACCGGCTACCCCTGAGCATGATAATGTCGCAGCGGATTTTAGCCCATGCTTCAGAGTTAAGGAATTTACGGTATTCAAGTTGTCTGGCAGTTGCCATAAAAAATCCCCTAAACGGTTCGAGCAGTCAAGACGGCGAAATCTGGAAGGGCTCTCCCCGCTAGGGGATAAAGAAAAGCTATTTGTTTTGATGAGGTTTCGCCGTCTCATTTGATCCTTCCGCATTTTAACCGATCATTTTATTCACGCAAGTGTTTATTTTCCTATCTTGGGAAAATTCCACTACAAGGGCGATCTCGCCGGTCATCCCCGTTAATATCATAAGATTGCATCGCCGTTCCGCCACACGTTCCGCCGTTCCGTAGCCGGTTGACTGTGAACAGAATGAAATCCGCTTCATGGAAGGTTAGCTTCTGGCCACGCTTGCGCCATATCGCCATGATTGCATAGTCCAGCGCTTTGCTATCCGGCCAGTCCCATTTGCCGTAGAGTAAATTTAAAAACCATGCAAGGATCGTTGCAGCCGATCCCAAGGCGAAACTGAAGATTGATGTGAACAAGATATCTAAGCTCATTTCAGCCCTCCTCCTGGTTTATCATGCACCACTGCTTTTTCAATAATCTATCTAGACGGGGCTGGGGTGTCAAGAAAAAAGTTTCCATGCCGAGGATAAATTTATGCTTGACATGGTTAAACCGTCTCAATATAATCAAAACACAGTCAAACAATCTAGTGGAGTATAAAGCGTGACTAAAACATCATTTCAACAAGAAATCGGGTGTCAGATACAGCATATCAGAAAAATGCTCACCGGGAGCGACGCGGCGGGGTTTGTCGAACTGGTCAACACGAAAGAGCCGCTTGAGGTTACGATCAGTTTAAGTATGCTACGGAAATACGAATCAGGCCACGCGTCAATACCCGGCCCAAAGCTTGAGAAGATTAAGCGGATCGGGAAGGCGGCGGGGATTTAACGATCAGATAACCAGACCCCGCCCCTGATTGCGCACGAGTTCACGCGTAATTGTTCGGGGTCTGGTTTATTG
It encodes the following:
- a CDS encoding DUF1071 domain-containing protein, with protein sequence MSEKEAKYETVNYHIDLLAVNVNEHTEKKANLTYLSWAWAWAEVIKRDVGANYKFLPAQMFGATMMVFCDVTIFGKTITAYLPVMDHRNKAIENPDAFAVNKAMMRCLAKGIALHGLGLYIYAGEDLPESDDADRSSTQDKATETPSLTAQQARDQQGWIAAGIAEITAGRNPAEWWKEFGEKVKADCTVDGAKEVYNKVVKK